From one Perca flavescens isolate YP-PL-M2 chromosome 4, PFLA_1.0, whole genome shotgun sequence genomic stretch:
- the LOC114554445 gene encoding PAK4-inhibitor inka2 isoform X1, with amino-acid sequence MRGEEMLCLRESGECLREQMQYMMRSLQDLKQLQKTCPSARRPLSTQLPALVRHSAVARACQQRALQREQRTRLRMSDASTASTYDSACCLSSPLEEDEDDSSSRLGLSLRLGLGSPSSLEFDSGYSEASWQDEGVVLRRTRNVRVSSSACLRTNRAPSGRIRPKSTSDACLERWTSFEVSDPEDWTNSLLTRGRNRQPLVLGDNSFADLIQNWMDLPDCPEPTQLKPNSGRRLGRGFFVNMRSKLVGFSKSVEDRVRMRSTDSAHVNRTANAPKRLSCPVVASQPKVPFFHQSHSGINETQTDFYHFAALLKSRTRQPIICKDIIGYV; translated from the coding sequence CTCTGCCTGCGTGAGTCCGGCGAATGCTTACGGGAGCAGATGCAGTACATGATGAGGTCACTGCAAGACCTGAAACAACTACAGAAAACCTGCCCTTCAGCCAGACGCCCCCTCAGCACCCAACTCCCGGCTTTAGTGCGCCACTCTGCAGTGGCACGTGCCTGTCAGCAGCGAGCATTGCAGCGAGAGCAGCGCACCCGCCTGCGGATGTCTGATGCCAGCACGGCCAGTACGTACGACTCCGCCTGCTGCTTGTCCAGTCCTCTGGAGGAAGACGAGGACGACTCAAGCAGCAGGCTGGGCCTGAGCCTCAGACTGGGCCTGGGCTCTCCCAGCAGTCTGGAGTTTGACTCAGGCTACTCTGAGGCATCCTGGCAGGACGAAGGGGTGGTCCTCAGGAGGACCAGGAATGTGAGGGTGTCATCTTCAGCCTGTCTCCGCACAAACAGAGCGCCGAGTGGACGCATTCGGCCCAAATCCACATCTGACGCCTGTCTGGAGAGGTGGACATCGTTTGAGGTCAGCGACCCAGAGGACTGGACAAACTCTTTATTGACCAGAGGACGCAACCGCCAGCCTCTGGTTCTGGGCGACAACAGCTTTGCAGACCTCATACAGAACTGGATGGACTTGCCAGATTGTCCTGAGCCCACTCAGCTGAAGCCAAATTCAGGAAGGAGACTGGGAAGAGGTTTCTTTGTCAACATGAGGAGCAAACTGGTCGGGTTTTCTAAGAGTGTAGAGGACAGAGTACGGATGAGATCGACAGACTCTGCTCATGTTAACAGAACTGCAAACGCTCCAAAACGTCTGTCTTGTCCAGTCGTGGCATCGCAGCCCAAAGTCCCCTTTTTCCACCAGTCTCACTCAGGCATTAATGAGACGCAGACAGATTTCTACCACTTTGCAGCCCTCCTGAAATCGCGCACCCGACAGCCCATAATCTGCAAAGATATCATTGGATACGTTTGA
- the LOC114554445 gene encoding PAK4-inhibitor inka2 isoform X2, giving the protein MQYMMRSLQDLKQLQKTCPSARRPLSTQLPALVRHSAVARACQQRALQREQRTRLRMSDASTASTYDSACCLSSPLEEDEDDSSSRLGLSLRLGLGSPSSLEFDSGYSEASWQDEGVVLRRTRNVRVSSSACLRTNRAPSGRIRPKSTSDACLERWTSFEVSDPEDWTNSLLTRGRNRQPLVLGDNSFADLIQNWMDLPDCPEPTQLKPNSGRRLGRGFFVNMRSKLVGFSKSVEDRVRMRSTDSAHVNRTANAPKRLSCPVVASQPKVPFFHQSHSGINETQTDFYHFAALLKSRTRQPIICKDIIGYV; this is encoded by the coding sequence ATGCAGTACATGATGAGGTCACTGCAAGACCTGAAACAACTACAGAAAACCTGCCCTTCAGCCAGACGCCCCCTCAGCACCCAACTCCCGGCTTTAGTGCGCCACTCTGCAGTGGCACGTGCCTGTCAGCAGCGAGCATTGCAGCGAGAGCAGCGCACCCGCCTGCGGATGTCTGATGCCAGCACGGCCAGTACGTACGACTCCGCCTGCTGCTTGTCCAGTCCTCTGGAGGAAGACGAGGACGACTCAAGCAGCAGGCTGGGCCTGAGCCTCAGACTGGGCCTGGGCTCTCCCAGCAGTCTGGAGTTTGACTCAGGCTACTCTGAGGCATCCTGGCAGGACGAAGGGGTGGTCCTCAGGAGGACCAGGAATGTGAGGGTGTCATCTTCAGCCTGTCTCCGCACAAACAGAGCGCCGAGTGGACGCATTCGGCCCAAATCCACATCTGACGCCTGTCTGGAGAGGTGGACATCGTTTGAGGTCAGCGACCCAGAGGACTGGACAAACTCTTTATTGACCAGAGGACGCAACCGCCAGCCTCTGGTTCTGGGCGACAACAGCTTTGCAGACCTCATACAGAACTGGATGGACTTGCCAGATTGTCCTGAGCCCACTCAGCTGAAGCCAAATTCAGGAAGGAGACTGGGAAGAGGTTTCTTTGTCAACATGAGGAGCAAACTGGTCGGGTTTTCTAAGAGTGTAGAGGACAGAGTACGGATGAGATCGACAGACTCTGCTCATGTTAACAGAACTGCAAACGCTCCAAAACGTCTGTCTTGTCCAGTCGTGGCATCGCAGCCCAAAGTCCCCTTTTTCCACCAGTCTCACTCAGGCATTAATGAGACGCAGACAGATTTCTACCACTTTGCAGCCCTCCTGAAATCGCGCACCCGACAGCCCATAATCTGCAAAGATATCATTGGATACGTTTGA